A genomic region of Candidatus Pseudomonas phytovorans contains the following coding sequences:
- the gabP gene encoding GABA permease has protein sequence MSGNNSNDLAQGLKQRHVTMLSIAGVIGAGLFVGSGHAIAAAGPAVLLAYAAAGTLVVLVMRMLGEMAVASPDTGSFSTYADRAIGRWAGFTIGWLYWWFWVLVIPLEANAAAAILHAWFPAVDLWAFSLIITLALTLTNLCSVKNYGEFEFWFALLKVLAIIGFIAVGCAALFGFVPNSQVSGASHLFDTQGFMPNGLGAVLAAMLTTMFSFMGTEIVTIAAAESKDPGKQISRATNSVIWRICLFYLVSIFLVVALVPWNDPALAELGSYQTVLSRIGVPNAKLIVDIVVLIAVTSCLNSALYTSSRMLFSLSKRGDAPAIAQRTTKAATPHVAVLMSTAAAFLCVFANFLAPAQVFEFLLASSGAIALLVYLVIAVSQLRMRAQREARGEKISFKMWLFPGLTWATIAFIVAVLVVMALGEDHRVEIMATALLSIGVVAAGLLVHRKREAAGRVALDN, from the coding sequence ATGAGCGGTAACAATTCCAATGACCTCGCTCAGGGGCTCAAACAACGGCATGTGACCATGCTGTCCATCGCTGGCGTCATCGGTGCCGGCCTGTTCGTAGGCTCCGGCCACGCCATCGCCGCTGCCGGCCCGGCCGTGCTGCTGGCTTACGCCGCCGCCGGTACGCTGGTCGTGCTGGTGATGCGCATGCTGGGTGAAATGGCGGTCGCCTCGCCTGACACTGGTTCTTTCTCTACTTATGCCGACCGCGCCATCGGGCGTTGGGCCGGTTTTACCATTGGCTGGCTGTACTGGTGGTTCTGGGTGCTGGTGATTCCGCTGGAGGCCAACGCCGCCGCGGCCATTCTGCATGCCTGGTTCCCTGCGGTTGACCTGTGGGCGTTCTCTCTGATCATTACCTTGGCGCTGACCCTGACCAACCTGTGCAGCGTGAAGAACTACGGTGAGTTCGAGTTCTGGTTCGCCCTGCTCAAGGTGCTGGCGATCATCGGCTTCATCGCCGTGGGTTGTGCTGCGCTGTTCGGCTTTGTGCCAAACAGCCAGGTAAGCGGTGCCAGCCACCTGTTCGATACCCAAGGTTTCATGCCTAACGGCTTGGGCGCAGTGCTGGCAGCCATGCTGACCACCATGTTCTCGTTCATGGGTACCGAAATTGTCACCATCGCCGCTGCCGAGTCGAAGGACCCGGGCAAGCAGATCAGCCGCGCGACCAACTCGGTCATCTGGCGTATCTGCCTGTTCTACCTGGTGTCGATCTTCCTGGTCGTGGCCCTGGTGCCGTGGAACGACCCGGCCCTGGCTGAGCTGGGCTCCTACCAGACCGTGCTGAGTCGTATCGGTGTGCCGAATGCCAAGCTGATCGTCGACATCGTCGTGCTGATTGCCGTGACCAGCTGCCTGAACTCGGCGCTGTACACCTCTTCGCGCATGCTGTTCTCGTTGAGCAAGCGTGGCGACGCCCCGGCTATTGCCCAGCGCACCACCAAGGCGGCGACCCCGCATGTGGCGGTACTGATGTCCACCGCAGCGGCGTTCCTCTGCGTGTTCGCCAACTTCCTGGCTCCGGCCCAGGTGTTCGAGTTCCTGCTGGCAAGCTCTGGCGCCATTGCGCTGCTGGTTTATCTGGTGATTGCCGTGTCGCAACTGCGCATGCGTGCCCAGCGTGAAGCCCGCGGCGAGAAGATCTCGTTCAAGATGTGGCTGTTCCCGGGCCTGACCTGGGCGACCATTGCCTTCATCGTCGCCGTGTTGGTGGTGATGGCGCTGGGTGAAGATCACCGCGTCGAAATCATGGCGACCGCGCTGTTGAGCATTGGTGTGGTGGCGGCTGGCTTGCTGGTGCACCGCAAGCGTGAGGCTGCAGGGCGGGTGGCGCTGGATAACTGA
- a CDS encoding ABC transporter ATP-binding protein, translated as MAQATPALEIRNLHKRYGEQEILKGISLTARDGDVISILGSSGSGKSTLLRCINLLENPHQGEILVAGEALKLKAAKNGDLIAADNRQINRLRSEIGFVFQNFNLWPHMSVLDNIIEAPRRVLGQSKAEATEAAEALLNKVGIYDKRHSYPAQLSGGQQQRAAIARTLAMKPKVILFDEPTSALDPEMVQEVLNVIRALADEGRTMLLVTHEMSFARHVSSEVVFLHQGLVEEQGSPQQVFENPTSARCKQFMSSHR; from the coding sequence ATGGCTCAGGCCACGCCCGCGCTGGAAATCCGCAACTTGCACAAACGCTACGGCGAGCAGGAAATTCTCAAGGGCATTTCGCTGACCGCACGCGACGGTGACGTGATCTCCATCCTGGGGTCGTCCGGCTCCGGCAAGTCCACCTTGCTGCGTTGCATCAACCTGCTAGAAAACCCGCACCAGGGCGAAATCCTGGTTGCCGGCGAAGCGCTCAAGCTCAAGGCTGCCAAAAACGGCGACCTGATTGCCGCCGACAACCGCCAGATCAACCGCCTGCGCAGCGAAATCGGCTTTGTCTTCCAGAACTTCAACCTGTGGCCGCACATGTCGGTCCTCGACAACATCATCGAGGCGCCACGCCGCGTGCTTGGCCAAAGCAAAGCCGAAGCAACAGAAGCCGCCGAAGCGCTGCTGAACAAGGTGGGCATCTACGACAAACGCCACAGCTACCCCGCCCAACTATCCGGTGGCCAGCAACAGCGTGCCGCCATTGCCCGTACCCTGGCCATGAAGCCTAAAGTCATCCTGTTCGACGAGCCTACTTCGGCGCTCGACCCGGAAATGGTCCAGGAAGTGCTAAACGTTATCCGCGCATTGGCCGATGAAGGCCGTACCATGCTGCTGGTAACGCACGAGATGAGCTTTGCCCGCCATGTGTCCAGTGAAGTCGTCTTCCTGCACCAGGGCCTGGTCGAAGAGCAGGGATCGCCGCAGCAGGTCTTCGAAAACCCGACCTCGGCGCGTTGCAAGCAATTCATGTCAAGCCACCGCTAA
- a CDS encoding ABC transporter substrate-binding protein codes for MHTYKKFLLAAAATLVMSANAMAAEKLRMGIEAAYPPFNNKDASGNVVGFDKDIGDALCAKMKVECSVVTSDWDGIIPALNAKKFDFLVSSLSITDERKQAVDFTDPYYSNKLQFIAPKNVDFKTDKDYLKGKVIGTQRATLAGTWLEDNYKDILKSIQLYDTQENAYLDLTSGRVDGILADKYVQYEWLKSDAGKNYEFKGEPVVDSDKIGIAVRKGDTKLRDDLNKALAEIKADGTYKKINDKYFPFSIE; via the coding sequence ATGCACACTTACAAGAAGTTTCTCCTGGCAGCTGCTGCCACGCTGGTGATGTCGGCAAACGCCATGGCCGCAGAAAAACTGCGCATGGGCATCGAAGCCGCCTACCCACCGTTCAACAACAAGGATGCCAGCGGTAACGTGGTTGGTTTCGACAAAGACATCGGCGACGCCCTGTGCGCCAAGATGAAGGTCGAGTGCTCGGTTGTTACCTCCGACTGGGACGGCATCATCCCGGCCCTGAACGCCAAGAAGTTCGACTTCCTGGTGTCGTCGCTGTCGATCACCGACGAGCGCAAGCAGGCCGTGGACTTCACCGACCCGTACTACTCCAACAAGCTGCAGTTCATTGCGCCGAAAAACGTCGACTTCAAGACCGACAAGGACTACTTGAAGGGTAAGGTCATCGGCACTCAACGTGCCACGCTGGCCGGCACCTGGCTTGAAGACAACTACAAGGACATCCTGAAGTCCATCCAGCTTTATGACACTCAGGAAAACGCCTATCTGGACCTGACCTCAGGCCGAGTTGACGGCATCTTGGCCGATAAGTACGTGCAGTACGAATGGCTCAAGTCCGACGCAGGCAAGAATTATGAGTTCAAGGGCGAGCCTGTAGTAGACAGCGACAAGATCGGCATTGCCGTGCGCAAAGGTGACACCAAGCTGCGCGATGACCTGAACAAAGCCCTGGCCGAAATCAAAGCCGACGGCACGTACAAAAAAATCAACGACAAGTACTTCCCGTTCAGCATCGAATGA
- a CDS encoding ABC transporter permease: protein MNIDLHGFGPAMMAGTLMTVKLALCALLLGLVLGLLGALAKTSPAKPLQWLGGFYSTLVRGVPELLWVLLIYFGTVGLMNSLGEALNMPGLELSAFAAGVIALGLCFGAYATEVFRGAILAIPKGHREAGMALGLSKGRILSRIILPQMWRIALPGLGNLFMILMKDTALVSVIGLEEIMRHSQIGVTVTKEPFTFYMVAACIYLSLTVVAMTGMYFMEKRAARGFARAE from the coding sequence ATGAATATCGACCTGCACGGATTCGGTCCGGCCATGATGGCCGGCACCCTGATGACCGTAAAACTGGCGCTTTGCGCCTTGCTGCTGGGGCTGGTGCTGGGCTTGCTCGGCGCCCTGGCCAAGACCTCCCCGGCCAAGCCGCTGCAATGGCTTGGCGGCTTTTACTCGACCCTGGTTCGCGGCGTGCCCGAACTGCTGTGGGTGCTGCTTATCTACTTCGGCACCGTCGGGCTGATGAACAGCCTCGGCGAAGCCCTGAACATGCCGGGCCTGGAGCTCAGCGCCTTCGCTGCGGGCGTAATTGCCCTGGGCCTGTGCTTTGGCGCATACGCCACCGAAGTGTTCCGTGGCGCTATCCTGGCGATCCCCAAGGGCCACCGTGAAGCGGGCATGGCGCTGGGCCTGTCCAAAGGCCGCATCCTGTCGCGGATCATCCTCCCGCAGATGTGGCGCATCGCCCTGCCCGGCCTTGGCAACCTGTTCATGATCCTGATGAAAGACACCGCGCTGGTATCGGTGATCGGCCTGGAAGAAATCATGCGTCACTCGCAAATCGGTGTGACCGTGACCAAAGAGCCGTTCACTTTCTACATGGTCGCCGCCTGTATTTACCTGAGCCTGACCGTCGTTGCCATGACCGGCATGTACTTCATGGAAAAACGCGCCGCTCGCGGCTTTGCGAGGGCTGAATAA
- a CDS encoding ABC transporter permease, translating into MNWEVIFKWLPRLAEGAVLTLELVAIAVVAGLILAIPLGIARSSRHWYVRAVPFSYIFFFRGTPLLVQLFLVYYGLAQFDAVRASALWPYLRDPFWCTVLTMTLHTAAYIAEILRGALQSIPKGEIEAARALGMSRGKALFYIMLPRAARIGLPAYSNEVILMLKASALASTVTLLELTGMARTIIARTYLPVEIFFAAGVFYLVISFMLVQGFKLLERWLRVDACQGR; encoded by the coding sequence ATGAATTGGGAAGTCATCTTCAAATGGCTGCCACGCCTGGCCGAGGGCGCGGTCCTGACCCTGGAGCTGGTGGCCATTGCGGTGGTTGCCGGGTTGATCCTGGCCATCCCGCTGGGCATCGCCCGCTCTTCGCGCCACTGGTACGTGCGCGCGGTGCCATTCAGCTACATTTTCTTCTTCCGTGGTACGCCGCTGCTGGTGCAGCTGTTTCTGGTCTACTACGGCCTGGCGCAGTTCGATGCAGTGCGCGCCAGCGCGCTGTGGCCGTACCTGCGCGATCCGTTCTGGTGCACGGTACTGACCATGACCCTGCACACCGCCGCCTACATTGCCGAGATCCTGCGCGGCGCGCTGCAGTCGATCCCCAAAGGTGAGATCGAAGCAGCACGGGCGCTGGGCATGTCGCGGGGCAAGGCGCTGTTCTACATCATGCTGCCGCGCGCTGCGCGCATCGGTCTGCCGGCGTACAGCAACGAAGTGATCCTGATGCTCAAGGCCAGCGCCCTGGCCAGTACCGTGACCCTGCTGGAACTGACCGGCATGGCCCGTACCATCATTGCCCGTACCTACCTGCCGGTGGAGATCTTCTTTGCTGCAGGCGTGTTCTACCTGGTGATCTCGTTCATGCTGGTACAGGGCTTCAAGCTGCTGGAACGCTGGCTGCGCGTAGACGCCTGCCAGGGTCGCTGA
- a CDS encoding methyltransferase, producing MPSHLHSHQLSTRFQALDQFLIEHQQLWKPRPFTTLQLDWETTHPELAAHLRQASLADAENPDAADSLPAPFPQLAQQAQQLSALGNLPETELPAAPHRLDVAVPGRKWQQIEAFASHLAFRTQPHHWLDWCAGKGHLGRRLLQPGQQLTCLEYDAELVAAGQALSAHHHLSAQHVHQDVMASDSARHLVGEKSVVALHACGDLHVRLMQLASEQGCRQLAVAPCCYNRIAAQQYQALSTKGQASSLQLSLDDLGLSLSETVTAGARVRRQRDTSMARRLGFDLLQRQQRQSSEYLPTPSLPVAWLEKPFAQYCRDLAELKQLPLSGNPDWAALEAAGWQRLAEVRNLERVRNLFRRPLELWLVLDRALFLEEQGYEVRLGLFCDYPLTPRNLLILAERDG from the coding sequence ATGCCCAGCCATCTCCACAGCCACCAACTAAGCACCCGCTTCCAGGCCCTCGACCAGTTCCTGATCGAGCACCAACAGCTGTGGAAACCGCGCCCCTTCACCACCCTGCAACTGGACTGGGAAACCACACACCCCGAGCTCGCCGCTCACTTGCGCCAAGCCTCCCTGGCAGATGCAGAAAACCCCGACGCTGCTGATTCGTTGCCGGCCCCGTTCCCGCAACTGGCCCAGCAAGCCCAACAGCTATCCGCCCTGGGCAACCTCCCGGAAACTGAGCTCCCTGCCGCCCCCCATCGCCTGGACGTCGCCGTCCCCGGCCGCAAATGGCAGCAGATCGAAGCCTTCGCCAGCCACCTGGCTTTCCGTACCCAGCCGCACCACTGGCTGGACTGGTGCGCTGGCAAAGGCCACCTCGGCCGCCGCCTGCTGCAACCCGGCCAGCAACTGACCTGCCTGGAGTACGACGCCGAACTGGTCGCTGCCGGCCAAGCCCTGAGCGCCCACCATCACTTGTCAGCGCAGCACGTACATCAGGATGTAATGGCCAGCGACAGCGCCCGCCACCTGGTTGGTGAGAAAAGCGTGGTTGCCCTGCATGCCTGTGGCGATCTGCATGTGCGCCTGATGCAACTGGCCAGCGAGCAAGGTTGCCGGCAACTGGCCGTTGCACCTTGCTGCTACAACCGCATTGCGGCGCAGCAGTACCAGGCGTTATCCACAAAGGGGCAAGCGTCCAGCTTACAATTGTCGCTGGATGACCTGGGCCTGTCCCTGAGCGAAACCGTCACCGCAGGCGCCCGTGTGCGACGTCAGCGCGACACCTCGATGGCCCGACGCCTGGGCTTCGACCTGCTGCAACGCCAGCAACGCCAGAGCAGCGAATACCTGCCAACGCCATCGCTGCCGGTAGCCTGGCTGGAGAAGCCCTTCGCGCAGTACTGCCGCGACTTGGCCGAACTCAAGCAACTGCCCCTGAGCGGCAACCCGGACTGGGCTGCACTGGAAGCTGCCGGCTGGCAACGCCTGGCCGAGGTACGCAACCTGGAGCGCGTACGCAACCTGTTCCGCCGGCCGCTGGAGCTGTGGCTGGTGCTCGATCGCGCCCTGTTCCTCGAAGAACAAGGCTACGAAGTGCGCCTGGGCCTGTTTTGTGACTATCCACTCACCCCGCGCAACCTGCTCATCCTCGCAGAACGCGACGGTTAG
- a CDS encoding colicin E3/pyocin S6 family cytotoxin, translated as MTVAFVEGGRKYYFDTVAQRYYSWDSLHGEFEVFDRRGFHLGSVCPDTGIALKPPVRGRRIKPN; from the coding sequence ATGACCGTCGCGTTTGTAGAGGGCGGCCGCAAGTACTACTTTGATACCGTGGCGCAACGATACTATTCATGGGACTCGCTACACGGTGAATTCGAAGTCTTCGACCGACGCGGCTTTCATCTAGGCTCGGTCTGCCCTGATACTGGCATTGCACTGAAGCCCCCGGTCCGCGGGCGACGGATCAAACCGAACTGA
- a CDS encoding ImmA/IrrE family metallo-endopeptidase, translated as MAPEEKMARRVLAIRNLLPPFDLDSLATEYGELEYLNLPYDVDGITIGIGGSQRPRVLVNASAPATRRKFTLAHELGHIVIPWHTGTIISHLSPHQADTAYMQMEAEANRFAAELLMPSDWLADQYEGAGTVEAYFRAVQSTVGASREATFYKLFSSLPSPIICVQVDISNHVLNGKRSPSAPSLPHRGTHVDREYFHADNRYEEFDIDGQRYISWSFIGREIEEIDPRPWRAIYQEILDDTGMQANFQSITAILASACNKNRAQSEHDTCGAVFRAFANYERYGPVVKHPLFEQYVIKRVRELKLRD; from the coding sequence ATGGCACCTGAGGAAAAAATGGCACGCCGCGTGCTCGCCATTCGCAATTTGCTTCCTCCCTTTGACCTCGACTCGTTGGCAACCGAATACGGCGAACTCGAATACCTCAACCTCCCCTACGACGTTGACGGCATCACCATCGGGATAGGAGGCAGCCAAAGGCCCCGAGTACTGGTTAACGCCTCAGCTCCGGCCACCCGTCGCAAATTCACCTTGGCCCATGAGCTCGGCCACATCGTCATTCCTTGGCACACCGGCACCATCATCTCCCATCTCAGCCCACACCAGGCCGACACGGCGTACATGCAAATGGAGGCCGAAGCTAATCGTTTTGCCGCCGAGCTACTTATGCCGTCCGACTGGCTGGCCGATCAGTACGAAGGCGCAGGTACCGTGGAAGCCTACTTTCGTGCAGTACAGAGCACAGTGGGTGCATCAAGGGAGGCTACCTTCTACAAGCTCTTTAGCTCATTACCCAGCCCCATCATTTGCGTTCAGGTCGATATCAGCAACCACGTGTTGAACGGGAAACGCTCCCCTTCCGCACCTTCACTCCCTCATAGAGGTACCCACGTCGACCGGGAATACTTCCACGCAGACAACCGCTACGAAGAATTCGATATAGATGGGCAGCGCTACATCAGCTGGTCTTTCATCGGCCGGGAGATTGAAGAAATCGACCCTCGCCCTTGGCGCGCGATTTACCAGGAAATTCTGGATGACACCGGGATGCAAGCAAACTTTCAGAGCATCACCGCGATATTGGCCAGTGCGTGCAACAAGAACCGAGCGCAAAGCGAGCACGATACCTGCGGCGCGGTATTTCGGGCTTTCGCTAATTATGAGCGGTACGGACCGGTAGTGAAACATCCGCTGTTTGAGCAATACGTGATCAAACGAGTCAGGGAATTGAAGTTACGTGATTGA
- a CDS encoding TonB-dependent receptor yields MNPISIPNAFTSNSQNGNRLKPLAFFVAVAISGGAMAADGQTLELDATQIEDSALLSADDAGQLGYTVESTRSSTGLALTPRQTPQSVTTITRQQMDDRDIHTIEQALETAPGVTASKSEVGGRTDYRARGYSITNWKIDGLQTQGGSDFSGSGNALNMDLYERIDIVRGANGLLGGTGDPSATVNLIRKAPTKTFGGSAYATYGSWDKRRLGADLNLPLSEDGRLRSRFVMTQQDANSFRDNQSERSRAALANFEFDLDDATTLGAGYQYEYNKVVGGGWGANIPLWYRDGSKTDLPRSTNVVPSWSFGEYTTRTAFGSLQHRFDNDWALDLKAAQSTTETLNHRGLAKVNSAGRGTYGGYWDQDGSGAVLNGLHSSSDTTQQSAQIDLSGPFQMFGRTHQAMVGYNDSRTVGWSPEYSCTMVGDGLASAPSVGCLFRANNGLPVTDWRNGVDDDYNMLASRTGRHSKTTTRLQGMYAATRLSITDPLSVIVGVRTSNYSTTTRSVAGARTSQEENGIVTPYLGAIYDLNDNYSLYASYTDIFTPQTSETSSGSKVEPIRGQSYETGIKGEWFDGRLNASAAYFRTKQENKAVLDGDLTTPTGGDAYKAGSGQETDGIDLEVAGALTPNWNVYAGYTYLHFRRVDSDGRSDPSHLFKASTTYRLSGPLDRLTLGAGVTAQTNIRAISSPAGQPTNGVSNGATDVNWSGYAIWNAMAKYQLTDDTSVSLNANNLFDKHYYTQYGFYAGGIYGDPRNLSLTVSTAF; encoded by the coding sequence ATGAATCCAATAAGCATCCCGAACGCCTTCACCTCTAACAGCCAAAATGGCAATCGCCTCAAGCCGTTGGCCTTCTTCGTTGCCGTCGCTATCAGTGGCGGGGCCATGGCTGCCGACGGCCAAACCCTGGAGCTGGATGCCACCCAGATCGAGGACAGTGCGCTGCTTTCCGCCGACGACGCCGGCCAGTTGGGCTACACGGTCGAGAGCACCCGCAGCTCTACCGGCCTGGCGCTGACGCCACGGCAGACGCCGCAATCGGTCACCACCATCACCCGCCAGCAGATGGATGACCGCGACATCCACACCATCGAGCAGGCGCTGGAAACCGCCCCGGGCGTGACAGCGAGCAAATCCGAGGTGGGCGGGCGTACCGATTACCGTGCCCGTGGCTACTCCATCACCAACTGGAAGATCGACGGCCTGCAGACTCAGGGCGGCTCCGATTTCAGCGGCAGCGGCAACGCGCTCAACATGGACCTGTACGAGCGCATCGATATCGTGCGTGGCGCCAACGGCCTGCTGGGTGGCACCGGCGACCCTTCGGCCACCGTCAACCTGATCCGCAAGGCCCCAACCAAAACCTTCGGCGGCAGCGCCTATGCCACCTACGGCAGCTGGGACAAACGCCGGCTGGGTGCCGACCTGAACCTGCCGTTGTCCGAAGACGGCCGCCTGCGCTCGCGTTTCGTGATGACCCAGCAGGACGCCAACTCGTTCCGCGACAACCAGTCCGAGCGCTCCCGCGCCGCGCTGGCCAATTTCGAATTCGACCTGGACGACGCCACCACCCTCGGTGCCGGCTATCAGTACGAGTACAACAAGGTGGTGGGTGGCGGCTGGGGTGCGAACATCCCGCTGTGGTACCGCGACGGCAGCAAGACCGACCTGCCGCGCAGCACCAACGTGGTGCCCAGTTGGAGCTTTGGCGAGTACACCACCCGCACCGCATTCGGCTCGCTGCAGCACCGCTTCGACAACGACTGGGCTTTGGACCTGAAAGCAGCTCAAAGCACCACCGAAACCCTCAATCACCGCGGCCTGGCCAAGGTCAACTCGGCCGGGCGCGGCACCTATGGCGGCTACTGGGACCAGGACGGCAGCGGTGCTGTGCTGAACGGCCTGCACAGCTCCAGCGACACCACCCAGCAATCGGCGCAAATTGACCTGTCAGGCCCGTTCCAGATGTTCGGCCGCACCCACCAGGCGATGGTCGGCTACAACGACAGCCGTACCGTGGGCTGGTCACCTGAATACAGCTGCACCATGGTTGGCGACGGCCTGGCCAGTGCGCCCTCGGTGGGCTGCCTGTTCCGCGCCAACAACGGCTTGCCGGTGACGGACTGGCGTAACGGTGTGGACGACGATTACAACATGCTCGCCTCGCGTACCGGCCGCCACAGCAAGACCACCACTCGCCTGCAGGGCATGTACGCCGCTACCCGCCTGAGCATCACCGACCCGCTGTCGGTGATCGTCGGCGTGCGCACCAGCAACTACTCCACCACCACCCGCAGCGTGGCAGGCGCGCGTACCAGCCAGGAAGAGAACGGCATCGTCACCCCATACCTGGGCGCGATCTACGACCTCAACGACAACTACTCGCTGTACGCCAGCTACACCGACATCTTCACCCCACAAACCTCTGAAACCAGCAGCGGCAGCAAGGTTGAGCCAATTCGCGGGCAAAGTTACGAGACGGGTATCAAGGGTGAGTGGTTCGACGGCCGCCTGAATGCCTCGGCGGCGTACTTCCGCACCAAGCAGGAAAACAAGGCGGTGCTGGACGGCGACCTGACCACACCGACCGGTGGCGACGCCTACAAGGCCGGCTCCGGCCAGGAGACTGACGGTATCGACCTGGAAGTCGCCGGTGCGTTGACCCCCAACTGGAACGTGTACGCCGGTTATACCTACCTGCACTTCCGTCGCGTCGACAGCGATGGCCGCAGCGACCCGTCGCACCTGTTCAAGGCTTCGACCACCTACCGCCTGAGCGGCCCGCTCGACCGCCTGACCCTGGGTGCAGGTGTGACGGCGCAGACCAACATCCGCGCAATTTCCAGCCCGGCAGGCCAGCCCACCAATGGTGTGAGCAATGGTGCCACCGATGTGAACTGGTCCGGTTATGCCATCTGGAATGCCATGGCCAAGTACCAGTTGACCGACGACACCAGCGTCAGCCTCAACGCCAACAACCTGTTCGACAAGCACTACTACACCCAGTACGGGTTCTATGCCGGGGGCATCTATGGAGACCCGCGTAACCTGTCGTTGACGGTGAGTACCGCGTTCTGA
- a CDS encoding response regulator: MSTTLLVVDDDDEIRELLCDYLTDAGYIVLAAADGEQMREQLARQKVDLVVLDLMLPGEDGLSLCRQLQATPGLAVIMLSAKGSTLDRIIGLEVGADDYLAKPFEPRELIARIKAVLRRPQRLETPAEEPAANAQLFAGFRLEHVKRLLTRPDGETLTLPRSDYRVLRELLEANNRVVSRDQLTRSAFGRDHLPDDRSVDMCVSRLRQQLRRAPAGAAQILTIRNEGYLLSIASRETDA; encoded by the coding sequence ATGAGCACGACCCTGCTGGTTGTCGACGATGACGACGAGATCCGCGAACTTCTTTGTGATTACCTGACAGATGCCGGCTATATCGTGCTGGCTGCTGCCGACGGCGAGCAAATGCGCGAACAGCTGGCGCGGCAGAAAGTGGACCTGGTGGTGCTCGACCTGATGCTGCCGGGTGAAGATGGTCTTAGCCTGTGCCGCCAGTTACAAGCGACGCCAGGGCTGGCAGTGATCATGCTGTCGGCCAAGGGCAGCACGCTGGACCGCATCATCGGCCTGGAAGTGGGTGCCGACGACTACCTGGCCAAGCCTTTCGAGCCACGCGAGCTGATCGCCCGGATCAAGGCCGTGCTGCGTCGCCCGCAACGCCTGGAGACACCGGCCGAGGAACCGGCTGCGAATGCCCAGCTGTTCGCGGGCTTTCGCCTGGAACACGTGAAACGCCTGCTCACCCGCCCTGATGGCGAAACCCTGACCCTGCCGCGCTCCGACTACCGCGTGCTGCGCGAACTGCTGGAAGCCAACAACCGGGTGGTTTCACGCGACCAGCTGACCCGCAGTGCGTTCGGCCGCGACCACCTGCCCGACGACCGTTCGGTGGACATGTGCGTCAGCCGCCTGCGCCAGCAACTACGACGTGCGCCGGCGGGTGCGGCGCAAATCCTCACCATCCGCAACGAAGGCTACCTGCTGAGCATCGCCAGCCGCGAGACGGATGCCTGA